In one Amaranthus tricolor cultivar Red isolate AtriRed21 chromosome 8, ASM2621246v1, whole genome shotgun sequence genomic region, the following are encoded:
- the LOC130820501 gene encoding nuclear pore complex protein NUP96 gives MLVPVSPYTVGATIDSEYYTEPSLKDLTEIEGINARDSCKIRDFTVGKIGFGSVRFLGETNVRGLDVMEIVKFNRHEVVVYEDESCKPPVGEGLNKPAVVTLVLKLGRLDFEGDRLCKIVDRLRATAEKQGAEFISYDPLSGEWKFLVQHFSRFGLSVDDEDDIVMDDADADPVEDYVEMNDDVGEDEGIVSDRFDMGNGPDLSHSLPTFLGLDPDRMKEMKMLMFSDDGYDVEDNSGFPSYEKQVAHREKSPLYNSGLMVNYKPSPPPPRKTPVPLLEYKSKDFDVNSPGALVLSQKNKGSPVRMVNPVGFKLNSKQETPVSGYHSRNIVDAGLFMGRSFRVGWGPNGLLIHSGVPVGNDRQGVLSSVITLEKVAIDKITRDETNEVKKEAIDLLFDSPLDLHKSLNRRILEVEVGSFKLSLQKVVCDRLILSDICRRYIDVVEKQLEVTDMVASVRVSLMHQVIVWELIKVLFSEKETSGQTEDEVDALEEDMMLDGKVGCSEFDPEALPLMRRAEFSYWLQESVYHRVQEDLSCVSESDDLEQLFLLMTGKQLDAAVELAASGGDVRLACLLGEAGGSMVNRSDIAQQLELWRINGMDMNFIEKDRIRLYELLSGNIHSALAGKRVDWKRFLGLLMWYELPPGTPLPAIFHTYQHLLTEGKAPYPVPVYIDEGPVDETGKVFTEGRYDLAYYLMLLHASEDGKFDGLKSMFSAFASTNDPLDYHMIWHQRGILEAIGAFTSSDLHILDMAYVSQLLCLGKCHWAIYVVLHMPYRKDFPYLHSTVIREILFQYCDTWSSQEDQRKFIEELGVPSQWLLEAMAVYYQYYGDLSKALEHYIECSSWQKAHSIFITSVVHSLFLSAKDSEIWRLATSMEDYKSEIEDWDLGAGVYISFYLLRSTLQGDDDINKLDSLESKETACREFFDCLNKSLEVLGSKLPTDARVAYSKMSEEICSLLVSDSGEDSTHETQLSCFETIATAPIPEDLRSCHLQEALVLFTTYLAETAT, from the exons ATGTTGGTACCTGTATCCCCATACACGGTGGGCGCCACCATTGATTCAGAATATTATACTGAACCTTCATTGAAAGATTTAACAGAAATAGAGGGTATTAATGCTAGAGACAGTTGTAAAATTAGGGATTTTACGGTGGGAAAGATTGGATTCGGGAGTGTGAGGTTTTTGGGGGAAACCAATGTGAGAGGTTTGGATGTGATGGAGATTGTTAAGTTTAATAGGCATGAAGTCGTTGTTTATGAAGACGAGAGTTGTAAACCTCCTGTTGGGGAAGGATTAAACAAGCCTGCTGTTGTGACTTTGGTTTTGAAGTTAGGAAGGTTGGATTTTGAAGGTGATAGATTGTGTAAGATTGTTGATAGGTTGAGAGCTACTGCTGAAAAGCAAGGAGCTGAGTTCATTTCTTATGATCCGTTGAGTGGAGAATGGAAGTTTTTGGTTCAACATTTTAGTCGATTTGGATTAAGTGTAGACGATGAGGATGACATTGTGATGGATGACGCGGATGCGGACCCAGTTGAGGATTATGTTGAGATGAATGATGATGTTGGTGAGGATGAGGGCATTGTTAGTGATAGATTTGATATGGGCAATGGTCCTGATCTTTCTCACTCACTTCCTACTTTTCTTGGGCTTGATCCTGATAGAATGAAGGAGATGAAAATGTTAATGTTTTCTGATGATGGCTATGACGTTGAAGATAATTCCGGGTTTCCTTCTTATGAGAAACAAGTAGCTCACCGAGAAAAGTCTCCTTTGTATAACTCAGGGCTAATGGTTAATTATAAACCGAGTCCTCCCCCACCCAGGAAGACTCCAGTACCCTTGCTCGAGTACAAATCTAAAGATTTTGATGTAAATTCTCCTGGAGCTCTTGTACTTTCCCAGAAGAATAAAGGATCACCTGTGAGGATGGTTAATCCAGTAGGTTTCAAGCTTAATTCTAAGCAAGAAACACCAGTTTCTGGTTACCATTCACGCAATATAGTTGATGCAGGATTGTTCATGGGTAGGTCATTTCGTGTTGGGTGGGGACCAAATGGTCTCCTTATTCATAGTGGTGTACCTGTTGGTAACGATCGCCAAGGAGTGCTTTCTTCTGTTATCACTCTTGAAAAGGTTGCAATAGACAAAATCACTCGAGATGAAACTAATGAAGTGAAAAAGGAAGCAATTGATTTGCTTTTTGATTCTCCCTTGGATTTACATAAGTCTTTGAATCGTAGAATACTAGAAGTTGAAGTTGGTTCCTTTAAATTAAGCCTTCAAAAAGTCGTATGTGATCGCTTAATTCTGTCTGATATATGTCGGCGATATATAGATGTAGTGGAGAAGCAACTAGAGGTTACTGATATGGTGGCATCTGTTCGTGTGTCTTTGATGCATCAAGTCATTGTATGGGAGCTAATTAAAGTCCTTTTCTCTGAAAAAGAGACTAGTGGACAGACAGAGGATGAGGTAGATGCCCTTGAGGAAGATATGATGTTGGATGGAAAAGTCGGTTGTTCAGAATTTGACCCTGAAGCACTTCCTTTAATGCGGAGGGCAGAGTTTAGTTATTGGTTACAAGAGAGTGTTTACCACCGTGTGCAAGAAGATTTGAGCTGCGTGAGTGAGTCTGATGATCTGGAgcaattatttcttttaatgACTGGGAAACAATTGGATGCTGCTGTTGAATTGGCTGCTTCTGGAGGGGATGTTAGGCTGGCCTGCTTACTAGGAGAGGCTGGTGGGTCTATGGTGAACCGTTCTGATATAGCTCAGCAGTTAGAACTGTGGAGAATTAATGGAATGGACATGAATTTCATTGAAAAGGACAGGATAAGGCTTTATGAATTACTTTCAGGTAACATTCACAGTGCTTTGGCTGGAAAAAGGGTTGATTGGAAAAGGTTCTTGGGGTTGTTGATGTGGTATGAATTGCCACCAGGCACTCCTTTGCCCGCTATTTTTCACACATATCAACATCTTCTTACTGAAGGCAAGGCTCCTTACCCGGTTCCAGTTTATATTGATGAGGGACCAGTGGACGAAACTGGTAAAGTTTTTACAGAGGGACGGTACGACCTTGCATATTATCTAATGTTGCTTCATGCTAGTGAAGATGGTAAATTTGATGGCTTGAAATCCATGTTCAGTGCTTTTGCGTCAACTAATGATCCACTTGACTACCATATGATTTGGCATCAGCGTGGAATTCTTGAAGCAATAGGTGCCTTTACTTCTAGTGATCTTCATATTCTTGACATGGCATATGTTTCCCAGCTTTTGTGTCTTGGAAAATGTCATTGGGCTATTTATGTTGTTCTTCACATGCCCTACCGTAAAGATTTTCCTTACTTACATTCCACTGTTATTCGAGAAATCTTGTTCCAATATTGTGATACTTGGAGTTCTCAAGAAGATCAGCGCAAATTTATTGAAGAGTTGGGTGTTCCTTCACAGTGGTTGCTTGAGGCTATG GCTGTGTACTATCAGTACTATGGTGATCTTTCAAAGGCCCTAGAACATTACATTGAATGTTCCAGTTGGCAAAAAGCTCATTCAATTTTCATAACATCAGTTGTTCATTCCTTATTTTTGTCAG CAAAAGACTCGGAGATATGGAGGCTGGCAACTTCAATGGAGGATTACAAGTCTGAGATTGAAGACTGGGACTTGGGAGCTGGAgtttatatttcattttatttgttgAGAAGCACTTTACAGGGAGACGACGATATAAACAAACTG GATTCTCTAGAGAGTAAAGAAACTGCTTGCAGGGAATTTTTTGACTGCCTGAACAAGTCTCTGGAAGTCCTGGGAAGCAAACTACCGACAGATGCAAG GGTGGCCTATTCAAAGATGTCAGAAGAGATCTGCAGTTTGCTTGTGTCTGATAGTGGAGAAGATTCAACCCATGAGACTCAGTTGAGCTGCTTTGAAACCATAGCTACAGCCCCGATTCCTGAAGATCTCCGCTCTTGCCACTTACAGGAGGCACTGGTACTTTTCACCACTTATCTTGCTGAGACGGCTACCTGA